One window of Alosa sapidissima isolate fAloSap1 chromosome 21, fAloSap1.pri, whole genome shotgun sequence genomic DNA carries:
- the slc2a3a gene encoding solute carrier family 2, facilitated glucose transporter member 3a isoform X1 → MEGEPKPKQVTCYLLFSLITAVIGSLQFGYNTGVINAPEQKLRAFFNSTWVERYGKPIEPGTCTIVWSLAVAIFSVGGMAGSFSVGVISNKFGRRKAMFLVNILALIGGALMGFSTLCSSFEMVIAGRLVIGLFCGIFTGLTPMYVGEVSPTPLRGAFGTLHQLGVVVGILIAQIFGLESLLGSELLWPVLLSLTVLPAVLQCILLPFCPESPRYLLINLNQEEKARKALVRLRGTEDVSKDMQEMKEESVKMAMEKKVTIAELFRTAAYRQPLLIAIMLQLSQQLSGINAVFYYSTGIFESAGVKEPIIATIGAGAVNTVFTVVSLFLVERAGRRTLHLVGLAGMAISSLLMAIALFLKHIESLSYLSIVAVFAFVAFFELGPGPIPWFIVAELFSQGPRPAAMAVAGFSNWTANFLVGVSFPKLEELCGPYVFIIFMAFLILFFIFTYFRVPETKGRTFDEIAQSFGGALAPVDPSGEAPPPGDSTALSDSPVKEKVPLIAANATANDVGSPGEDKTSSTTPLLAASSSDSKPTEAPALSAKPAPAPAPAPAPAKLAETTSTPASKPTAKSPVETVTHVATAPAAKPAAEAKGPAEVQKPTPQPTAESKSPAPKPAETKSAAPQPTAEMKSQSPTSKPAETKSAAPQPTAEMKSQSPTSKPAETKSAAPQPTAEMKSQSPASKPAETKSPAKPVEEPKAATPKAPEKETKTPAALSAPAETKSATPSKPDAEVKSPAAPPVKEAKSPAAPPVKEAKSPAAPPVKEAKSPAAPPVTEAKSPAAPPVTEAKSPAAPPVKEAKSPAAPPVTEEKSPAAPPVTEAKSPAAPPVTEAKSPAAPPVKEAKSPAAPPVTEAKSPAPAPAPVTEAKSPAAPPVTAAPPVTEAKSPAPAPAPDTKSPPAPPAPAEAKSPSAKPAEDGAPTAGKSSSSAEKEKV, encoded by the exons ATGGAGGGAGAaccg AAACCCAAACAGGTGACGTGCTATCTCCTGTTCTCCCTGATCACAGCCGTAATCGGATCCCTACAGTTTGGCTACAACACGGGTGTCATCAATGCTCCAgaacag AAACTGCGAGCCTTCTTCAACAGCACCTGGGTGGAGCGCTATGGGAAGCCCATCGAGCCAGGCACCTGCACCATCGTGTGGAGTCTGGCGGTGGCCATCTTCAGCGTGGGTGGCATGGCCGGGTCCTTCAGTGTGGGAGTCATATCCAACAAATTCGGCAG GCGGAAGGCCATGTTCCTTGTGAACATCCTGGCCCTGATTGGCGGTGCTCTGATGGGGTTCTCTACCCTCTGCTCCTCCTTCGAGATGGTCATCGCTGGCCGCCTGGTCATCGGCCTCTTCTGCGGCATCTTCACGGGCCTCACCCCCATGTACGTGGGCGAGGTGTCCCCGACACCTCTCCGCGGGGCGTTCGGGACGCTCCACcagctgggggtggtggtgggaatCCTCATTGCCCAG ATCTTTGGTCTGGAGTCTCTGCTGGGCTCTGAGCTGCTGTGGCCGGTGCTGCTGTCTCTGACGGTGTTGCCCGCGGTGCTGCAGTGCATCCTGCTGCCCTTCTGTCCCGAGAGCCCCCGATACCTCCTCATCAACCTCAATCAGGAGGAAAAGGCACGCAAAG CTCTGGTGCGTCTACGTGGCACGGAGGACGTCAGCAAGGACATGCAGGAGATGAAGGAGGAGAGCGTGAAGATGGCCATGGAGAAGAAGGTGACCATCGCCGAGCTCTTCCGCACGGCCGCCTACCGCCAACCACTCCTCATCGCCATCATGCTCCAGCTCTCCCAGCAGCTCTCAGGCATCAATGCG GTGTTCTACTATTCCACCGGCATCTTTGAGTCTGCTGGGGTGAAGGAGCCCATTATAGCCACTATCGGAGCTGGTGCTGTCAACACCGTCTTTACCGTGGTGTCT ctCTTTTTGGTAGAGAGGGCGGGACGCAGGACTCTCCACCTCGTCGGATTGGCTGGCATGGCTATCAGTTCCCTTCTGATGGCCATAGCCCTCTTTTTG aAACACATCGAATCCCTGAGCTATCTGAGCATCGTGGCCGTGTTTGCGTTTGTGGCGTTTTTCGAGCTGGGGCCCGGTCCAATCCCGTGGTTCATCGTGGCCGAGCTCTTCTCCCAGGGACCCCGCCCAGCTGCCATGGCCGTGGCCGGCTTCTCCAATTGGACCGCCAACTTCCTGGTGGGAGTCAGCTTTCCCAAACTGGAG GAGTTGTGTGGCCCCTACGTCTTCATTATATTCATGgccttcctcatcctcttcttcaTCTTCACATACTTCCGTGTGCCGGAGACGAAGGGCCGCACATTTGACGAGATCGCACAAAGCTTCGGCGGGGCCCTGGCTCCAGTCGACCCGTCTGGCGAGGCCCCACCGCCGGGAGATTCCACGGCGCTGTCTGACTCGCCCGTGAAGGAGAAGGTGCCCCTGATAGCTGCCAACGCCACTGCCAACGACGTGGGCTCACCGGGGGAGGACAAGACATCCTCCACCACGCCTCTGTTGGCCGCGTCCAGCTCAGACTCCAAGCCCACTGAGGCCCCGGCATTAAGTGCGAAACCAGCACCTGCCCCAGCCCCAGCACCTGCCCCTGCCAAGCTCGCAGAGACGACTTCAACCCCCGCCAGCAAGCCTACGGCGAAATCACCGGTGGAGACAGTGACGCATGTCGCCACAGCTCCAGCTGCCAAGCCGGCCGCAGAGGCCAAGGGTCCAGCAGAGGTCCAGAAGCCGACTCCACAACCAACAGCCgagagtaaaagtcctgccCCTAAACCAGCAGAGACCAAGAGCGCTGCTCCGCAACCAACTGCAGAAATGAAAAGTCAAAGTCCTACATCCAAACCCGCAGAGACCAAGAGTGCTGCTCCACAACCAACTGCAGAAATGAAAAGTCAAAGTCCTACATCCAAACCCGCAGAGACCAAGAGTGCTGCTCCACAACCAACTGCAGAAATGAAAAGTCAAAGTCCTGCATCCAAACCCGCCGAGACAAAAAGTCCTGCTAAACCAGTAGAGGAGCCAAAAGCTGCCACTCCAAAAGCCCCAGAAAAGGAGACCAAAACTCCAGCAGCGCTATCTGCTCCAGCTGAGACGAAGAGTGCTACTCCTTCTAAACCAGATGCAGAAGTCAAGAGTCCAGCCGCACCTCCTGTAAAAGAAGCTAAGAGTCCAGCCGCACCTCCTGTAAAAGAAGCTAAGAGTCCAGCCGCACCTCCTGTAAAAGAAGCTAAGAGTCCAGCCGCACCTCCTGTAACAGAAGCTAAGAGTCCAGCCGCACCTCCTGTAACAGAAGCTAAGAGTCCAGCCGCACCTCCTGTAAAAGAAGCTAAGAGTCCAGCCGCTCCTCCTGTAACAGAAGAAAAGAGTCCAGCCGCACCTCCTGTAACAGAAGCTAAGAGTCCAGCCGCACCTCCTGTAACAGAAGCTAAGAGTCCAGCCGCACCTCCTGTAAAAGAAGCTAAGAGTCCAGCTGCACCTCCTGTAACAGAAGCTAAGAGTCCAGCTCCTGCACCAGCTCCTGTAACAGAAGCTAAGAGTCCAGCCGCACCTCCTGTAACAGCTGCACCTCCTGTAACAGAAGCTAAGAGTCCAGCTCCTGCACCAGCTCCTGACACAAAGagtcctccagctcctcctgcaCCAGCCGAGGCCAAATCGCCCTCAGCAAAGCCAGCTGAAGATGGAGCCCCAACGGCAGGGAAGTCCAGCAGTTCAGCAGAAAAAGAGAAGGTTTAG
- the styk1a gene encoding tyrosine-protein kinase STYK1, whose product MMSNSTNNSTNAGDECAPGDRLCEVRVYQVELIVVPTLLLGMFLIVFLGLLILRCCSKKPAPSSPTTVHFNHHTASHRDRDGHHQQRVQSLRPSQGHRQHTSTHRRDRQHLQGIDAPPELNPLEHEVLPLRHSTPAAAPAVPRPPTEWQHGTFQVVRPLPLSFSVKVDDVITLYRARLDRRDVILRVLKETANASDLQAFQGFANFLSELGPHPFLPSLMGVVFSRTPLITAIEELENRDLLGFLWRCRQDHPTEGSACDITERHIFTMSGHIASALEYLHSKNCIHGNIGARSVLVGRDLTAKLWGLGPAYRRMSQPTTPGSLENMELKKWQAPEALARRPVSQSSDIWSFGILLYEMITLGDPPFPRVLGSELLQHLQRGNTLRRTAHCSNSLHSIIKACCQWSPQSRTSLAEVKRKLQSGERSANATTVLRVPEPLDIEKYMREAGYGESYNYAVL is encoded by the exons AT GATGTCCAACTCCACGAACAACTCCACGAACGCAGGTGACGAGTGTGCACCTGGAGACAGGTTATGTG agGTTCGAGTTTACCAGGTGGAGCTCATAGTGGTGCCAACCCTGCTCCTGGGCATGTTCCTCATCGTGTTCCTGGGCCTGCTCATTTTACGCTGCTGCTCAAAGAAACCCGCTCCAAGCTCACCAACGACGGTTCACTTCAACCATCATACGGcttcacacagagacagagatggtcATCATCAACAACGGGTTCAGTCACTCAGGCCAAGTCAGGGCCACCGACAACACACGTCAACCCACAGACGGGACCGACAGCACTTGCAAGGGATTGATG ctCCTCCTGAGTTAAACCCGTTGGAGCATGAGGTCCTCCCTCTGAGGCACAGCACCCCTGCTGCGGCCCCCGCAGTACCACGTCCACCCACTGAGTGGCAGCACGGCACCTTCCAGGTGGTGCGGCCACTGCCCCTGTCCTTCTCCGTGAAGGTGGACGATGTCATCACCCTCTACCGCGCCAGACTGGACCGCAGAGACGTCATCCTCAGAGTGCTCAAAG AAACGGCAAATGCAAGTGATCTCCAGGCTTTCCAGGGCTTCGCCAACTTCCTGTCTGAGTTGGGGCCACACCCCTTCCTGCCCAGCCTAATGGGTGTGGTTTTCAGCCGCACGCCCCTCATCACTGCGATCGAGGAGCTTGAGAACAGAGACCTGCTGGGCTTCCTCTGGAGGTGTCGACAG GATCACCCCACAGAAGGGTCAGCATGTGACatcacagagagacacatatTTACCATGAGCGGACACATAGCATCTGCCTTG GAATACTTGCACAGCAAAAACTGTATCCATGGCAACATCGGAGCCAGGAGTGTGCTGGTTGGCCGGGACCTCACAGCCAAGCTATGGGGGTTGGGTCCCGCCTACCGGAGGATGTCCCAGCCCACTACTCCCGGCTCATTGGAGAACATGGAATTAAAGAAGTGGCAGGCTCCAGAGGCGTTGGCTCGCCGGCCTGTCAGTCAAAGCAGCGACAT cTGGTCCTTCGGCATTCTTTTATATGAAATGATCACCCTGG GTGACCCACCTTTTCCAAGGGTCCTGGGAAGTGAGCTCCTTCAGCATCTTCAGAGAGGCAACACTCTCAGACGAACGGCACACTGTTCCAATTCACT CCACTCCATCATAAAGGCCTGCTGCCAGTGGAGCCCACAAAGCCGCACCTCATTGGCCGAAGTCAAAAGAAAGCTCCAATCAGGAGAGAGGAGCGCAAATGCCACCACAGTGCTCCGTGTACCTGAGCCACTGGACATTGAGAAGTACATGAGGGAGGCGGGCTATGGAGAATCTTACAACTATGCGGTCCTCTGA
- the slc2a3a gene encoding solute carrier family 2, facilitated glucose transporter member 3a isoform X2: protein MEGEPKPKQVTCYLLFSLITAVIGSLQFGYNTGVINAPEQKLRAFFNSTWVERYGKPIEPGTCTIVWSLAVAIFSVGGMAGSFSVGVISNKFGRRKAMFLVNILALIGGALMGFSTLCSSFEMVIAGRLVIGLFCGIFTGLTPMYVGEVSPTPLRGAFGTLHQLGVVVGILIAQIFGLESLLGSELLWPVLLSLTVLPAVLQCILLPFCPESPRYLLINLNQEEKARKALVRLRGTEDVSKDMQEMKEESVKMAMEKKVTIAELFRTAAYRQPLLIAIMLQLSQQLSGINAVFYYSTGIFESAGVKEPIIATIGAGAVNTVFTVVSLFLVERAGRRTLHLVGLAGMAISSLLMAIALFLKHIESLSYLSIVAVFAFVAFFELGPGPIPWFIVAELFSQGPRPAAMAVAGFSNWTANFLVGVSFPKLEELCGPYVFIIFMAFLILFFIFTYFRVPETKGRTFDEIAQSFGGALAPVDPSGEAPPPGDSTALSDSPVKEKVPLIAANATANDVGSPGEDKTSSTTPLLAASSSDSKPTEAPALSAKPAPAPAPAPAPAKLAETTSTPASKPTAKSPVETVTHVATAPAAKPAAEAKGPAEVQKPTPQPTAESKSPAPKPAETKSAAPQPTAEMKSQSPTSKPAETKSAAPQPTAEMKSQSPTSKPAETKSAAPQPTAEMKSQSPASKPAETKSPAKPVEEPKAATPKAPEKETKTPAALSAPAETKSATPSKPDAEVKSPAAPPVKEAKSPAAPPVKEAKSPAAPPVKEAKSPAAPPVTEAKSPAAPPVTEAKSPAAPPVKEAKSPAAPPVTEEKSPAAPPVTEAKSPAAPPVTAAPPVTEAKSPAPAPAPVTEAKSPAAPPVTAAPPVTEAKSPAPAPAPDTKSPPAPPAPAEAKSPSAKPAEDGAPTAGKSSSSAEKEKV from the exons ATGGAGGGAGAaccg AAACCCAAACAGGTGACGTGCTATCTCCTGTTCTCCCTGATCACAGCCGTAATCGGATCCCTACAGTTTGGCTACAACACGGGTGTCATCAATGCTCCAgaacag AAACTGCGAGCCTTCTTCAACAGCACCTGGGTGGAGCGCTATGGGAAGCCCATCGAGCCAGGCACCTGCACCATCGTGTGGAGTCTGGCGGTGGCCATCTTCAGCGTGGGTGGCATGGCCGGGTCCTTCAGTGTGGGAGTCATATCCAACAAATTCGGCAG GCGGAAGGCCATGTTCCTTGTGAACATCCTGGCCCTGATTGGCGGTGCTCTGATGGGGTTCTCTACCCTCTGCTCCTCCTTCGAGATGGTCATCGCTGGCCGCCTGGTCATCGGCCTCTTCTGCGGCATCTTCACGGGCCTCACCCCCATGTACGTGGGCGAGGTGTCCCCGACACCTCTCCGCGGGGCGTTCGGGACGCTCCACcagctgggggtggtggtgggaatCCTCATTGCCCAG ATCTTTGGTCTGGAGTCTCTGCTGGGCTCTGAGCTGCTGTGGCCGGTGCTGCTGTCTCTGACGGTGTTGCCCGCGGTGCTGCAGTGCATCCTGCTGCCCTTCTGTCCCGAGAGCCCCCGATACCTCCTCATCAACCTCAATCAGGAGGAAAAGGCACGCAAAG CTCTGGTGCGTCTACGTGGCACGGAGGACGTCAGCAAGGACATGCAGGAGATGAAGGAGGAGAGCGTGAAGATGGCCATGGAGAAGAAGGTGACCATCGCCGAGCTCTTCCGCACGGCCGCCTACCGCCAACCACTCCTCATCGCCATCATGCTCCAGCTCTCCCAGCAGCTCTCAGGCATCAATGCG GTGTTCTACTATTCCACCGGCATCTTTGAGTCTGCTGGGGTGAAGGAGCCCATTATAGCCACTATCGGAGCTGGTGCTGTCAACACCGTCTTTACCGTGGTGTCT ctCTTTTTGGTAGAGAGGGCGGGACGCAGGACTCTCCACCTCGTCGGATTGGCTGGCATGGCTATCAGTTCCCTTCTGATGGCCATAGCCCTCTTTTTG aAACACATCGAATCCCTGAGCTATCTGAGCATCGTGGCCGTGTTTGCGTTTGTGGCGTTTTTCGAGCTGGGGCCCGGTCCAATCCCGTGGTTCATCGTGGCCGAGCTCTTCTCCCAGGGACCCCGCCCAGCTGCCATGGCCGTGGCCGGCTTCTCCAATTGGACCGCCAACTTCCTGGTGGGAGTCAGCTTTCCCAAACTGGAG GAGTTGTGTGGCCCCTACGTCTTCATTATATTCATGgccttcctcatcctcttcttcaTCTTCACATACTTCCGTGTGCCGGAGACGAAGGGCCGCACATTTGACGAGATCGCACAAAGCTTCGGCGGGGCCCTGGCTCCAGTCGACCCGTCTGGCGAGGCCCCACCGCCGGGAGATTCCACGGCGCTGTCTGACTCGCCCGTGAAGGAGAAGGTGCCCCTGATAGCTGCCAACGCCACTGCCAACGACGTGGGCTCACCGGGGGAGGACAAGACATCCTCCACCACGCCTCTGTTGGCCGCGTCCAGCTCAGACTCCAAGCCCACTGAGGCCCCGGCATTAAGTGCGAAACCAGCACCTGCCCCAGCCCCAGCACCTGCCCCTGCCAAGCTCGCAGAGACGACTTCAACCCCCGCCAGCAAGCCTACGGCGAAATCACCGGTGGAGACAGTGACGCATGTCGCCACAGCTCCAGCTGCCAAGCCGGCCGCAGAGGCCAAGGGTCCAGCAGAGGTCCAGAAGCCGACTCCACAACCAACAGCCgagagtaaaagtcctgccCCTAAACCAGCAGAGACCAAGAGCGCTGCTCCGCAACCAACTGCAGAAATGAAAAGTCAAAGTCCTACATCCAAACCCGCAGAGACCAAGAGTGCTGCTCCACAACCAACTGCAGAAATGAAAAGTCAAAGTCCTACATCCAAACCCGCAGAGACCAAGAGTGCTGCTCCACAACCAACTGCAGAAATGAAAAGTCAAAGTCCTGCATCCAAACCCGCCGAGACAAAAAGTCCTGCTAAACCAGTAGAGGAGCCAAAAGCTGCCACTCCAAAAGCCCCAGAAAAGGAGACCAAAACTCCAGCAGCGCTATCTGCTCCAGCTGAGACGAAGAGTGCTACTCCTTCTAAACCAGATGCAGAAGTCAAGAGTCCAGCCGCACCTCCTGTAAAAGAAGCTAAGAGTCCAGCCGCACCTCCTGTAAAAGAAGCTAAGAGTCCAGCCGCACCTCCTGTAAAAGAAGCTAAGAGTCCAGCCGCACCTCCTGTAACAGAAGCTAAGAGTCCAGCCGCACCTCCTGTAACAGAAGCTAAGAGTCCAGCCGCACCTCCTGTAAAAGAAGCTAAGAGTCCAGCCGCTCCTCCTGTAACAGAAGAAAAGAGTCCAGCCGCACCTCCTGTAACAGAAGCTAAGAGTCCAGCCGCACCTCCTGTAA CAGCTGCACCTCCTGTAACAGAAGCTAAGAGTCCAGCTCCTGCACCAGCTCCTGTAACAGAAGCTAAGAGTCCAGCCGCACCTCCTGTAACAGCTGCACCTCCTGTAACAGAAGCTAAGAGTCCAGCTCCTGCACCAGCTCCTGACACAAAGagtcctccagctcctcctgcaCCAGCCGAGGCCAAATCGCCCTCAGCAAAGCCAGCTGAAGATGGAGCCCCAACGGCAGGGAAGTCCAGCAGTTCAGCAGAAAAAGAGAAGGTTTAG